The following are encoded together in the Planctobacterium marinum genome:
- a CDS encoding DUF3336 domain-containing protein encodes MQRPLTLGKIEEAINNASSYQEYREACEAHDALAGADEWKAKDRDRGYDYRLIRKRVERLKFARLHGDPAGLMSILHEGIHGNLGNISNPELNNYCKIGTKNLIQEFLDEVCEALSMIYHADENDIDFYEKLSFFEETYYAYGKSCLMLSGGAGLGFFHCGVVKALVEEDLMPNIISGASAGSIITGLVGTRTDDELKDVLTAESIHERFRQWSVWQGFGKDGLLDSTNLENALIELFGDMTFEEAFKKTGRKITITVSPADLHQYSRLLNQKTAPNAIITMAVRASTAIPMVYSPVQLRAKNASGQIVPYIPNRKFCDGSIMADMPFQRLARLYGVNHSIVSQTNPIAVPFLSRNKKHVHDFASITKRHLFNLTKMNSIYAFDLVENAIDSRALKLGIHKIRSIVEQQYVGDINILPQRSMRNISKIFSNPTRGAIQDLIDSAERATWPQMDNIRRNTQISKAFRKYNKLLKKREQQLLSGQSGLRLVKAG; translated from the coding sequence ATGCAAAGACCACTGACCTTAGGAAAAATTGAAGAAGCCATTAACAATGCTTCATCCTATCAAGAGTATCGCGAAGCCTGTGAAGCTCACGATGCTTTGGCTGGTGCAGATGAGTGGAAAGCAAAAGACCGCGATAGAGGTTATGATTACCGACTCATTCGCAAGCGTGTTGAGCGTTTGAAATTTGCCCGTTTGCATGGTGATCCTGCTGGTCTAATGTCGATTTTACACGAGGGGATCCACGGTAATCTTGGAAACATTTCCAATCCGGAGCTAAATAACTACTGTAAAATCGGTACGAAAAACCTGATTCAGGAGTTTCTGGATGAGGTATGTGAAGCACTCAGCATGATCTACCATGCCGATGAAAATGATATCGACTTCTACGAAAAACTTTCGTTCTTTGAAGAAACCTACTACGCCTATGGTAAATCCTGCCTCATGCTGAGTGGCGGTGCAGGCTTGGGCTTTTTTCACTGCGGCGTAGTAAAGGCATTGGTTGAAGAAGATTTGATGCCTAATATCATTAGCGGTGCCAGTGCAGGTTCAATCATAACGGGCCTTGTAGGAACCCGCACCGATGATGAATTAAAAGATGTGCTGACTGCAGAATCCATCCATGAGAGATTCCGGCAGTGGTCAGTATGGCAAGGTTTTGGCAAAGACGGTCTGTTAGACAGCACCAATCTTGAAAATGCCCTGATTGAATTGTTTGGCGACATGACCTTCGAAGAAGCCTTTAAAAAGACTGGCCGTAAAATCACCATTACAGTTTCCCCTGCCGATTTGCATCAGTATTCCAGGTTGTTAAACCAGAAGACCGCACCTAACGCCATTATTACTATGGCGGTTCGGGCGTCGACCGCCATTCCTATGGTGTATTCGCCAGTGCAACTACGAGCCAAGAATGCCAGCGGTCAGATCGTACCCTACATCCCAAATCGAAAATTCTGCGATGGTTCTATTATGGCTGACATGCCATTTCAGCGACTGGCTAGATTGTACGGCGTTAACCACAGTATCGTAAGCCAAACCAATCCGATTGCAGTGCCCTTTTTGTCTCGCAACAAAAAACACGTGCATGATTTTGCTTCCATTACCAAGCGTCACCTGTTTAATCTGACAAAAATGAACAGTATTTATGCCTTTGATTTAGTGGAAAACGCCATTGACAGTCGCGCACTAAAACTCGGTATCCATAAAATTCGTTCCATCGTTGAGCAACAGTATGTGGGTGACATCAATATTCTGCCGCAGCGCAGTATGCGCAACATTTCAAAAATATTTTCTAACCCCACTCGTGGTGCGATACAAGACTTGATCGACAGTGCTGAGCGCGCTACTTGGCCACAGATGGATAATATCCGACGTAATACACAAATCAGCAAGGCTTTCAGAAAGTACAACAAGTTGCTCAAAAAGCGTGAACAGCAGTTACTCTCAGGACAATCAGGGTTGCGCCTGGTTAAAGCGGGCTAA
- the fadR gene encoding fatty acid metabolism transcriptional regulator FadR yields the protein MIYKAQSPAGFAEEYIVESIWSGRFPPGTILPAERELSELIGVTRTTLREVLQRLARDGWLTIQHGKPTRVNDFWETCGLNILEALARLNEDGIPKLVDDLLAARTNVSMLFIRAAIKNANEKVVALLEPELEKSSEWLAGDGRTFANLDYQLTHDLALASDNKVYVLMMNGFKNLYSRIGGFYFERLKTREITLDYYQELLKLAKDGNFDGVPAVVRQYGIDSGKLWAEIRNDLPAGLVD from the coding sequence ATGATTTATAAAGCGCAAAGCCCAGCGGGATTCGCAGAAGAATATATTGTTGAATCTATCTGGAGTGGTCGATTCCCCCCTGGCACCATTTTACCTGCTGAACGTGAATTGTCTGAACTCATCGGAGTGACCCGCACTACATTGCGGGAGGTTTTACAGAGATTGGCACGGGATGGTTGGTTAACTATCCAACATGGTAAACCCACCAGAGTTAATGATTTTTGGGAAACCTGTGGTCTTAATATTCTAGAAGCTTTGGCGAGGTTAAACGAAGACGGTATTCCTAAGCTGGTTGACGATTTGTTAGCTGCTCGTACTAATGTGAGCATGTTGTTTATAAGAGCCGCGATAAAGAATGCCAACGAAAAGGTAGTCGCTCTGCTGGAGCCAGAACTAGAAAAGTCCAGTGAGTGGTTAGCGGGTGATGGCAGAACCTTTGCTAATCTTGACTATCAGCTAACGCATGATCTTGCACTGGCATCTGACAATAAAGTCTATGTGTTAATGATGAATGGTTTTAAAAACCTGTATTCCAGAATCGGTGGGTTCTATTTTGAGCGACTTAAGACTCGTGAGATCACATTGGATTATTATCAGGAGCTTTTAAAGCTCGCCAAAGATGGTAATTTTGATGGTGTTCCTGCTGTCGTGCGTCAATATGGTATCGATAGTGGTAAGTTATGGGCCGAAATCCGCAATGATTTACCCGCCGGACTGGTAGACTAA
- a CDS encoding LysR family transcriptional regulator: MRNQELNLLMVFDAIMTEGSITRAAERLSMTQPAVSNAVSRMRHVWKDELFIKEGRSIHPTLYARNLWSQIREPLQELSSAVAPESFNPATSKRTFRLAVADAVVDIVWLPLRKIIEQEAPGINIHAIPYTIINGEQVLIDAEVDLVIGANNIEDPSVIRSEYLYTPKYVCIMRPGHPLAKANLTLEEFADAEHLLVSLSGDITGYTDQVLAQHGLKRRIAMTVNHFSAVADLIAESDLISVVPPTTLEKAIFSGKLAVTKPPVDIQGAQLCSHWHKRQEKDGGLCWLRKHVNSMIKDHAERHFEELKKRFCGAKAA, encoded by the coding sequence ATGCGCAATCAAGAGCTCAATTTATTAATGGTATTTGACGCTATTATGACCGAAGGTTCCATCACGCGAGCCGCCGAACGGCTTTCCATGACACAGCCAGCGGTGTCTAATGCCGTCTCTCGAATGCGTCATGTTTGGAAAGATGAGTTATTTATTAAAGAAGGTCGCTCAATTCATCCAACGTTATATGCCCGTAATTTATGGTCTCAAATCCGAGAACCACTACAGGAGTTAAGCAGTGCGGTTGCGCCGGAAAGTTTTAATCCTGCGACGTCTAAGCGAACTTTCAGATTGGCAGTAGCGGATGCTGTGGTTGATATTGTCTGGCTGCCACTGCGCAAGATCATTGAACAAGAAGCCCCCGGCATTAATATTCATGCTATCCCTTATACCATCATTAATGGTGAGCAAGTATTGATTGACGCAGAAGTGGACCTGGTGATTGGTGCTAACAATATTGAAGATCCCTCAGTAATACGCTCAGAGTATCTGTATACCCCCAAATACGTGTGCATCATGCGGCCAGGTCATCCTCTGGCAAAAGCGAATTTAACCCTGGAAGAGTTCGCTGACGCAGAACATCTATTGGTATCTTTATCAGGCGATATTACAGGTTATACCGATCAGGTATTGGCACAGCACGGGCTTAAGCGGCGCATTGCCATGACGGTAAATCACTTTTCTGCGGTGGCAGATCTCATTGCAGAGAGTGATTTAATTTCGGTGGTACCGCCCACTACGCTTGAAAAAGCGATTTTCAGTGGCAAATTGGCCGTAACAAAACCACCAGTGGATATTCAGGGGGCGCAACTTTGCAGTCACTGGCATAAAAGGCAAGAAAAAGATGGAGGCTTATGCTGGTTGCGCAAACATGTGAACAGCATGATCAAAGACCATGCTGAACGCCACTTTGAAGAGCTGAAAAAGCGCTTTTGCGGGGCAAAAGCGGCTTAG
- a CDS encoding efflux RND transporter permease subunit: protein MNFSQFFIHRPIFSGVLSLLIFIAGALAVWQLPITEYPDVVPPTVVVTANYPGANPKVIAETVASPLEQEINGVEDMLYLSSQATSDGRMTLTVTFAIGTDPDRATTLVQNRVDRALPRLPQEVQRLGVVTEKSSPDLTMVVHLTSPDDRYDMLYLSNFARLRVKDELARIDGVGSVRLFGAGEFSMRIWLDPDKVAALNLNPGDIVAAIREQNQQAAAGILGAQPTGENDFQLLINMKGRLANEQEFSEIIIKTDTNGAISRLGDVARIELGANSYSLRSLLNNKPAVALPIFQAPGSNAIQISDDVRARMAELKQLFPAGVDYSIVYDPTVFVRGSIKAVINTLLEAVLLVVLVVVLFLQTWRASIIPLAAVPVSLVGTFAIMQMLGFSLNALSLFGLVLAIGIVVDDAIVVVENVERNIEEGLSPVDATKQAMKEVTGPIVATTLVLMAVFIPTAFMSGLTGQFYKQFALTITISTIISAINSLTLSPALSALLLKPHSAPKDWLTKAMDKGLQRFIFAPFNRLFNRGSKAYTNGISKLIRMSGIIVVLYVGLLGLTWQQFENTPTGYVPGQDKMYLVSFAQLPDASSLERTEAVIREMSDIALQHPGVVSAVAFPGLNINGFTNSSSSGIVFVTLDKFENRQTPELSAHAIAGSLNQKFGAIQEAFIAIFPPPPVQGLGTIGGFKLQVEDRANLGYEELYKVTQQVMQKAWAAPELTGVFSSYQVNVPQLDVDLDRTKAKSQGVNIDEVFTTMQAYLGSIYVNDFNQFGRTYQVNVQADESFRQEPEQIGQIKVRNAYGEMIPLGSFVNVTQSAGPDRVMRYNGFTSAEINGAPAPGYSSGQAQAKIEQILQETLPLGMDYEWTDLTYQQILAGDTALLVFPLVVLLVFLVLAAQYESFSLPLAIILIVPMTLLSAMTGVIISGGDNNIFTQIGFIVLVGLATKNAILIVEFAKELEDKGLSTMAAIKEAGRLRLRPILMTSIAFIMGVLPMVLSTGAGAEMRQAMGVAVFSGMIGVTVFGLILTPVFYKLVRRSSAEKSNSETDHKEPLSKAA from the coding sequence ATGAATTTTTCCCAATTTTTTATTCATCGTCCCATTTTTAGTGGCGTATTGTCACTGCTGATATTCATCGCTGGCGCTTTGGCAGTTTGGCAACTGCCGATCACTGAGTACCCTGACGTCGTGCCGCCAACAGTGGTGGTAACGGCTAATTATCCCGGTGCCAATCCAAAAGTGATTGCTGAAACGGTCGCCTCGCCATTGGAGCAAGAGATTAATGGCGTTGAGGATATGTTGTATTTATCCTCTCAAGCTACCTCTGATGGCCGTATGACCTTAACAGTCACCTTTGCTATTGGTACCGATCCAGACCGCGCTACGACACTGGTTCAAAACCGGGTGGATCGCGCTCTGCCGAGATTGCCACAAGAAGTACAGCGCTTAGGAGTAGTCACTGAAAAGTCGTCCCCCGATTTAACCATGGTTGTTCACCTGACTTCACCTGATGACAGATACGACATGCTATACCTGAGCAACTTCGCTCGATTGCGAGTCAAAGATGAGTTGGCACGTATTGACGGTGTTGGCAGTGTACGCTTGTTCGGCGCAGGCGAGTTCAGTATGCGCATCTGGTTAGATCCAGACAAAGTAGCGGCACTAAATCTGAATCCAGGTGATATTGTGGCGGCCATCAGAGAACAAAACCAGCAAGCCGCAGCAGGGATCCTGGGCGCTCAGCCTACAGGCGAAAATGACTTTCAGTTGTTGATCAACATGAAAGGTCGCTTAGCCAACGAGCAAGAATTTTCCGAAATCATCATCAAAACCGATACTAATGGAGCCATCTCCCGCTTAGGTGATGTGGCACGGATTGAACTTGGTGCTAACAGCTATTCATTGCGCTCACTATTGAATAATAAGCCTGCCGTCGCCTTGCCGATATTTCAGGCACCGGGCTCTAATGCTATCCAAATATCCGATGATGTCCGGGCTCGTATGGCTGAATTGAAGCAGCTATTTCCTGCGGGCGTTGATTACAGCATAGTATATGACCCGACTGTATTTGTAAGAGGCTCCATCAAAGCCGTTATCAACACACTATTAGAGGCTGTATTACTCGTTGTCTTAGTGGTAGTGCTGTTTCTGCAAACCTGGCGCGCCTCCATCATTCCACTCGCTGCAGTGCCGGTCTCATTAGTGGGTACTTTTGCCATTATGCAAATGCTCGGTTTTTCCTTGAATGCCTTGTCACTATTCGGCCTGGTATTGGCAATAGGTATTGTTGTAGATGATGCCATCGTCGTGGTGGAAAACGTCGAACGCAACATTGAAGAAGGGTTGTCGCCCGTCGATGCCACCAAACAAGCCATGAAAGAGGTGACCGGACCAATTGTGGCCACAACACTGGTTTTGATGGCGGTGTTTATCCCTACGGCATTTATGTCGGGCTTAACCGGGCAGTTTTATAAACAATTTGCCTTAACCATTACAATTTCCACCATTATCTCGGCGATAAATTCGTTAACGTTGAGCCCAGCTTTGTCAGCATTATTACTCAAACCCCACTCAGCCCCGAAAGACTGGTTAACCAAGGCAATGGATAAAGGGCTACAGCGTTTTATATTTGCCCCTTTTAATCGCCTTTTTAACCGTGGCTCAAAAGCCTACACCAATGGCATCAGTAAACTCATCCGCATGAGCGGCATTATTGTCGTACTGTACGTTGGCTTATTGGGTTTAACATGGCAACAGTTTGAAAACACCCCCACAGGATATGTACCGGGACAGGACAAGATGTACCTGGTATCTTTTGCACAATTGCCAGACGCGTCATCATTGGAGCGCACCGAGGCGGTGATCCGCGAGATGTCTGATATTGCTCTGCAACATCCAGGTGTTGTATCTGCAGTTGCTTTTCCTGGCCTGAACATCAATGGTTTTACCAATAGTTCCAGTAGCGGCATTGTCTTTGTCACCCTGGACAAATTTGAAAACCGACAGACGCCCGAGTTATCTGCTCATGCTATAGCCGGTTCGCTAAACCAGAAGTTTGGTGCCATTCAAGAAGCCTTTATCGCGATTTTCCCACCACCACCAGTACAAGGGCTGGGTACTATTGGTGGCTTTAAACTGCAAGTTGAAGATAGAGCGAACCTGGGATACGAAGAGTTGTATAAAGTCACCCAGCAGGTGATGCAAAAAGCTTGGGCGGCCCCTGAACTCACGGGTGTGTTTAGCAGTTATCAGGTGAATGTACCGCAACTGGATGTCGATTTAGATCGCACGAAGGCAAAAAGCCAGGGAGTTAATATCGACGAGGTATTCACCACTATGCAAGCTTACCTTGGATCAATTTATGTCAACGATTTCAACCAGTTTGGCCGCACTTACCAGGTAAACGTGCAAGCCGATGAAAGCTTTCGTCAGGAGCCGGAGCAAATTGGTCAAATTAAAGTCAGAAATGCGTATGGTGAAATGATTCCTTTAGGCTCTTTTGTGAATGTAACGCAAAGTGCCGGGCCCGACAGAGTGATGCGCTATAACGGCTTTACATCCGCTGAAATCAATGGTGCCCCCGCACCGGGCTATTCTTCCGGACAAGCACAAGCGAAAATTGAGCAAATTCTACAGGAAACACTACCGCTGGGTATGGACTACGAGTGGACGGACTTAACTTATCAACAAATTCTGGCGGGCGATACGGCACTGTTAGTATTCCCCCTCGTAGTACTGTTGGTATTTTTAGTGTTAGCTGCACAATATGAAAGCTTTAGTCTGCCGCTGGCCATCATTTTGATTGTGCCTATGACGTTATTATCGGCCATGACAGGTGTCATTATTTCAGGTGGCGACAACAACATATTTACCCAAATTGGCTTTATCGTTTTGGTGGGCTTAGCCACTAAAAACGCAATTTTGATTGTGGAGTTCGCTAAAGAATTGGAGGACAAAGGTTTGTCCACAATGGCGGCCATAAAAGAAGCGGGTAGATTGCGTTTGCGTCCCATTCTAATGACATCCATTGCCTTTATTATGGGGGTATTGCCCATGGTACTCTCCACTGGAGCGGGGGCAGAAATGCGTCAAGCTATGGGAGTCGCGGTATTTTCAGGCATGATAGGCGTCACGGTATTTGGTTTAATACTCACTCCGGTGTTCTATAAACTTGTGCGCCGCTCATCCGCTGAAAAATCCAATTCAGAAACAGACCACAAAGAGCCGCTGTCCAAAGCAGCATAA
- a CDS encoding GGDEF domain-containing protein, protein MNWVKNLTRLCRLGCSRHLNEDDNRRICVTNLFTLFGVVLTLSFAINAWQKHSTWMALCIFGVCVLLLAARASLAPEKRVEKQILPASLLIISITILMSILIISGGINNTGPLWIFILPPLALFFAGHQHGLLLMGLFVIFMSVLLFYPDDQLLATSYSFDYKLRLVLSFVTTILFSAVYEYTRQQNFNTIQELNQKNNYLALHDQLTGLPNRRYLQNYLAREIARAERHHQSLAIMLCDIDKFKRVNDQYGHDCGDRVLIETAQLILHAIRKQDLVARWGGEEFLFVLPETGLAQAEVLGNLVRSKLSQHHFAILPTDEQITMSFGIALLASETTIDEAICQADKALYCAKHRGRDQVVIYDSAMAS, encoded by the coding sequence TTGAACTGGGTTAAAAACCTGACCAGGCTTTGTAGACTCGGTTGTTCTCGGCATCTGAATGAGGACGACAACCGTCGCATATGTGTAACCAATTTGTTTACCTTATTCGGTGTTGTTCTTACTTTGAGTTTCGCTATAAACGCCTGGCAAAAACACAGTACCTGGATGGCTCTGTGTATATTTGGTGTTTGTGTCTTACTTCTTGCTGCAAGAGCATCGTTGGCACCAGAAAAAAGAGTGGAAAAGCAAATATTACCAGCCAGTTTGCTGATCATTTCAATAACAATCTTAATGTCTATTTTGATTATCAGCGGAGGTATCAACAATACCGGGCCGTTGTGGATATTCATATTGCCACCACTGGCACTGTTTTTCGCCGGGCACCAACATGGCTTACTATTAATGGGGCTTTTTGTGATTTTCATGTCGGTGCTGCTGTTTTATCCCGATGATCAGTTGCTAGCCACCAGCTACAGTTTTGACTACAAGCTGCGTCTGGTATTGTCATTTGTAACTACTATCTTGTTTTCAGCTGTGTACGAGTACACCCGCCAACAGAACTTTAATACCATTCAGGAGCTTAACCAAAAAAACAACTACCTGGCGTTGCATGACCAACTTACGGGATTACCTAACCGGCGTTATCTACAAAACTATCTTGCTCGCGAAATCGCCAGGGCCGAACGACACCACCAATCATTAGCCATAATGCTCTGTGATATTGATAAGTTTAAGCGAGTTAACGACCAGTATGGTCATGATTGTGGTGACAGGGTATTAATAGAAACAGCACAACTCATTTTACATGCCATCCGAAAACAGGACCTTGTAGCTCGTTGGGGTGGCGAAGAGTTTTTGTTTGTTTTACCTGAAACCGGACTGGCGCAGGCTGAGGTTCTTGGCAATCTGGTTCGCAGCAAATTAAGCCAACATCATTTCGCAATCTTACCAACAGACGAGCAAATAACAATGAGCTTTGGCATTGCACTGCTTGCAAGTGAAACAACAATTGATGAGGCAATTTGTCAGGCCGATAAAGCGTTGTATTGTGCTAAACACCGGGGTCGCGACCAGGTGGTTATTTACGACTCAGCAATGGCATCATAA
- a CDS encoding phasin-related domain-containing protein — protein sequence MTKLENIKSKVNDAEEFARKIWLAGLGAYGKSLDEVQSNFEKMNTEATKVFDELVTKGEALETEAKGKFKEKANIEERVAEVRKKLGLDKQSDEDKIAELSAKIDALTDVVAKLSAK from the coding sequence ATGACTAAACTTGAAAACATTAAATCAAAAGTAAACGACGCTGAAGAATTTGCACGTAAAATCTGGTTAGCAGGTCTTGGTGCTTACGGTAAGAGCCTTGACGAAGTACAAAGCAACTTCGAAAAAATGAATACTGAAGCGACTAAAGTATTCGACGAGCTGGTAACTAAAGGTGAAGCTTTAGAAACTGAAGCAAAAGGCAAGTTCAAAGAAAAAGCAAACATCGAAGAGCGCGTTGCTGAAGTTCGCAAAAAGTTAGGTTTGGACAAGCAGTCTGACGAAGACAAAATTGCTGAGCTGTCTGCAAAAATCGACGCATTGACTGACGTTGTTGCTAAGCTGTCTGCTAAGTAA
- a CDS encoding substrate-binding periplasmic protein: MMDTNLFPLWRKPGDEHQPLPGINVELLNAVLQSLDISVVWIRQPFARCLHSLGSGLVDVLNVASYSEEREKYGVYPKKGNKIDVSRRFKYDIYYAFTHKNAATDFDGKTFSQLDGRPVVVEIGASITSKLYGMGISLMEHPHVGSAFKMLEKGRVSAVVTNQYNGLKYMNKNIKRLENPVQEKPYFLVFSHQFYQLHPDTVEHIWFISGQVQDHQYQSILQKYASIPDWPESWQQH, translated from the coding sequence ATGATGGACACCAATCTATTTCCCTTATGGCGAAAACCAGGTGATGAGCATCAACCATTGCCGGGTATCAATGTAGAGTTATTGAATGCAGTGCTTCAATCACTGGATATATCTGTAGTTTGGATTCGCCAACCCTTTGCTCGTTGCCTACATTCACTAGGCTCAGGCTTGGTAGACGTTCTCAATGTTGCCAGTTATTCAGAAGAAAGAGAAAAGTATGGGGTTTATCCTAAAAAGGGGAATAAAATCGATGTGTCCAGACGCTTCAAATACGATATCTATTACGCTTTCACCCACAAAAACGCAGCGACAGATTTTGACGGAAAGACCTTCAGTCAATTAGATGGCCGTCCAGTAGTAGTAGAAATTGGAGCTTCCATCACTTCTAAGCTTTATGGGATGGGCATAAGCCTGATGGAACATCCTCATGTTGGAAGTGCCTTTAAAATGCTGGAGAAAGGACGTGTTTCTGCTGTTGTAACAAACCAATACAACGGGCTTAAATATATGAACAAAAATATTAAGCGCTTAGAGAACCCGGTTCAGGAGAAACCCTATTTTCTGGTGTTTTCTCATCAATTTTATCAATTACACCCCGATACGGTTGAGCATATCTGGTTCATCTCGGGACAGGTACAAGATCATCAATATCAGTCTATATTACAAAAATACGCCAGTATTCCAGACTGGCCAGAGTCCTGGCAACAGCATTAG
- a CDS encoding efflux RND transporter periplasmic adaptor subunit, producing the protein MSVKNSLRSSILALSALVISACGTHAQENTAPPAPQVSVAQVIEQRLTEWDEFTGRLEAPQSVELTPRVSGYIDIVAFEEGDMVNVGDPLFFIDNKPFKAEVRRLEADLMNAEAQYELATSEAQRAENLLVKNAISQELADSRRAQLKQAKARVQSVEAALELARLNLSYTRVAAPIAGRVSRADFTKGNYVTAGQSVLTNLVSTDKVYAYFEADEQTYLHYVKLAREGSRPSSREHENLVLMGLASDKDYPHQGYIDFVDNRINPTSGTIRGRAVFDNDGQFIPGLFARIRLVGSASYDGILIDDKAIGTDLSNKFVLVLDDNNQVQYRAVTLGEKLNGLRIIKSGLKAGEKIVVNGLQRVRPGAIVNPQVISMAETSQLQALRQIQSAIDDNYNRPALAQKAQNLTVVGG; encoded by the coding sequence ATGTCAGTGAAAAATAGTTTAAGAAGTTCCATACTCGCTTTAAGCGCTTTAGTGATAAGTGCATGCGGTACCCATGCCCAAGAAAACACAGCCCCACCAGCACCACAAGTCTCTGTGGCACAAGTAATTGAGCAACGTCTCACTGAGTGGGATGAATTTACCGGCCGTTTGGAGGCACCGCAAAGTGTCGAATTGACACCGCGGGTCTCAGGCTATATTGATATTGTCGCTTTCGAAGAAGGTGACATGGTTAATGTGGGTGATCCGTTATTCTTTATCGACAACAAACCTTTTAAAGCAGAAGTACGCCGTCTCGAAGCCGACCTTATGAATGCCGAAGCGCAATACGAGTTGGCTACTTCAGAAGCTCAACGGGCTGAAAATCTGTTAGTTAAAAATGCAATTTCTCAGGAGCTCGCTGATAGCCGCCGGGCACAATTAAAACAGGCGAAGGCAAGAGTACAATCTGTTGAAGCAGCGCTTGAGTTGGCCCGCTTAAATCTGAGCTACACCCGTGTGGCAGCACCGATTGCAGGACGTGTTTCTCGTGCCGACTTCACCAAAGGAAACTATGTTACCGCCGGACAGTCTGTGCTCACCAATCTGGTATCTACCGATAAAGTGTACGCTTATTTTGAAGCGGATGAACAAACCTATTTGCACTATGTAAAACTAGCCCGTGAAGGCAGTCGTCCCAGTTCTCGTGAGCACGAAAACCTCGTATTGATGGGCCTTGCGTCTGATAAAGACTATCCCCACCAGGGTTATATTGATTTTGTCGATAATCGCATCAATCCAACCAGTGGCACCATCCGTGGTCGTGCCGTTTTTGATAACGACGGTCAATTTATACCAGGTTTATTCGCAAGGATCCGCTTAGTGGGCAGTGCCAGCTACGACGGTATTCTCATTGATGATAAGGCCATAGGTACCGATTTAAGTAACAAATTCGTATTAGTACTGGATGATAATAACCAAGTGCAATACCGTGCGGTCACCTTGGGCGAAAAACTAAATGGCTTGAGGATTATTAAGTCGGGTTTAAAAGCTGGGGAAAAAATTGTGGTCAATGGCCTGCAACGAGTTCGTCCGGGTGCCATCGTTAACCCACAAGTCATTTCCATGGCGGAAACATCTCAATTACAAGCGTTACGTCAAATTCAATCTGCCATTGATGATAACTACAACCGCCCTGCCCTGGCCCAAAAAGCACAAAACCTGACGGTTGTGGGAGGTTAA